One Spirochaeta cellobiosiphila DSM 17781 DNA window includes the following coding sequences:
- a CDS encoding M23 family metallopeptidase, translating into MTIRFCHMDSPSLLQEGEIISYGTKIGRMGNTGSSKGAHVHTDIVQGYKKDVYHLKDIMNNITDLESVCRQFYYFLQDDFFNTPLFVTSHFGTIDYGKYRNGKVSEWKFHPAYDIVPENRHLTKANFDFYWNRSVNGVCLKSGFDRDYGNYVNIGFEV; encoded by the coding sequence ATGACTATAAGATTTTGTCACATGGATTCCCCTTCTCTGCTACAGGAAGGGGAAATAATTAGTTATGGAACAAAGATTGGTAGAATGGGAAACACTGGAAGTTCTAAAGGTGCTCATGTTCATACTGACATTGTCCAAGGATACAAAAAAGATGTTTATCATTTGAAAGACATAATGAATAACATTACAGATCTTGAATCTGTTTGCCGCCAATTCTACTATTTTCTTCAAGACGATTTCTTTAATACACCGCTTTTTGTTACGTCACATTTTGGAACCATTGATTATGGTAAATATAGAAATGGAAAAGTTAGTGAATGGAAGTTTCATCCTGCTTATGACATTGTTCCAGAGAACCGCCATTTAACCAAGGCTAACTTTGATTTCTATTGGAATAGATCAGTAAATGGCGTATGCCTTAAATCTGGTTTTGATAGAGATTATGGTAATTATGTGAATATAGGTTTCGAGGTATAA
- a CDS encoding ion transporter, whose translation MRTMTINPDSKFSASWDLIVFISSLYVAITVPLSLVFPNLNPIITMIADSIVTIIFGLDILYNLNLSFQVEGKLVKDRKLIVNHYLRHWFLIDILAFIPFGLILKGLPLFQLGRIIKVLRVVRVLKLIRVIKTIQGEVSQRMNPAILRMIVLLFWFLMVAHFISCAWLAINPNVAGNNEGDKYLYAFYWTITTITTIGYGDITPQTRGQVLFVIIIEILGAAMYGLLIGNIANLIVNIDVAKNQFKERLERVNTFLKYRRIPHKVQRKINDYYQYLWETRRGYEETQVLNDLPEPLKMEVSLYLNMDIIKKVPLFKEASKEFIRDIIVNLLPVVYSPDDYIVKAGELGADMFFISKGSVQVLSPNEQMVYATLTQGQFFGEMALLLSVPRTATIKALEYCDLYRLPKDVFTQVLQRYPDFEQTILQLTKEREEANKMIKKKGKKT comes from the coding sequence ATGCGAACAATGACCATCAACCCTGATTCTAAATTTTCAGCTTCCTGGGATTTAATTGTCTTTATCTCTTCCCTTTACGTAGCCATTACAGTCCCCCTTTCTTTAGTCTTCCCGAACTTGAACCCCATAATAACGATGATAGCTGATAGCATTGTCACGATCATCTTTGGTCTGGATATCCTTTATAATTTGAACCTTTCCTTCCAGGTAGAAGGTAAATTGGTTAAGGATCGAAAGCTCATCGTTAATCACTACCTGAGGCATTGGTTTCTTATTGATATACTTGCTTTCATTCCCTTTGGATTAATATTAAAAGGCCTTCCTCTCTTCCAATTGGGACGAATCATTAAAGTTTTACGTGTGGTTAGAGTTCTCAAACTGATTCGGGTGATCAAAACCATTCAGGGAGAAGTCAGTCAACGGATGAACCCTGCTATCTTACGAATGATTGTACTACTCTTTTGGTTCTTGATGGTGGCTCACTTCATTAGTTGTGCCTGGTTAGCTATCAATCCTAATGTGGCCGGTAATAATGAAGGGGATAAGTATCTTTATGCCTTCTATTGGACCATAACGACTATTACCACTATTGGATATGGTGATATCACTCCCCAGACGAGAGGTCAGGTTCTGTTTGTTATTATCATTGAAATCTTAGGTGCTGCTATGTATGGTCTTCTCATTGGTAATATTGCCAACCTTATTGTTAATATCGATGTGGCTAAAAACCAATTTAAAGAGAGGCTTGAAAGGGTTAACACCTTTTTAAAATACAGACGTATTCCTCATAAGGTTCAGCGAAAGATCAATGACTATTACCAGTACTTATGGGAAACGCGAAGAGGATATGAGGAGACTCAGGTCCTCAATGATCTGCCGGAACCTCTTAAAATGGAGGTCAGCCTCTATCTTAATATGGATATCATTAAAAAAGTCCCTCTCTTCAAGGAAGCCAGTAAAGAGTTCATCCGTGACATTATTGTTAACCTACTACCAGTCGTCTATTCCCCTGATGACTATATTGTAAAGGCAGGTGAATTAGGGGCAGATATGTTCTTTATCAGTAAGGGGTCCGTACAGGTCCTGTCACCGAATGAGCAAATGGTTTATGCCACTTTAACTCAAGGACAATTTTTTGGAGAGATGGCTCTTCTTCTAAGTGTCCCCCGTACAGCTACCATTAAAGCCCTGGAGTATTGTGATCTTTACCGACTGCCGAAGGATGTCTTTACCCAAGTTCTGCAGCGTTATCCTGATTTTGAACAGACCATTTTACAACTCACTAAGGAGAGGGAAGAGGCTAATAAAATGATCAAAAAGAAGGGTAAAAAAACTTAG
- a CDS encoding MFS transporter, with amino-acid sequence MKDSKKQIISWSLYDWANSAFSTTVMAGFFPVFFKSYWSTSVDPTYSTFHLGWTNSVASLFIALIAPFLGAIADKSRGKKRFLLFFLFIGVLGTACLYLIGQGQWQMAAFAYILGIVGFLGSNIFYDSLLVDVASPKKIDFVSSLGFSLGYIGGGLLFLVNIMMYTFPSLFHIADEVQGIKLSFLSVAIWWTLFSLPLFLFVPEGHGEKALPIHKSIKAGWQQLKNTFAHIRQLKMVGLFLLAYWFYIDGVDTIIRMSVDYGSSIGLPASGLVTALLLVQFVGFPAAILYNMLGTKIGIKKAIIIAIGAYALLTLAGFFMKTSLHFYLLAIGIGLFQGGIQALSRSYYTRLIPEEKAGEFFGFFNMLGKFAAILGPLLIGLVALITKSNRFGILSLLILFLIGAILLAKVDEKQGLPLEEAPSPKE; translated from the coding sequence ATGAAAGATTCAAAAAAACAGATCATCTCCTGGAGCCTCTATGATTGGGCTAATAGTGCTTTTTCAACGACAGTTATGGCTGGGTTTTTCCCAGTATTTTTTAAGTCCTACTGGAGCACCTCTGTTGATCCTACCTATAGTACTTTTCATTTAGGCTGGACGAATTCAGTAGCCAGTTTATTCATTGCTCTTATTGCCCCTTTCCTGGGAGCGATAGCCGATAAAAGCAGAGGAAAGAAGCGATTTCTCTTGTTTTTTCTCTTTATAGGAGTGTTAGGGACAGCCTGTTTGTATCTTATTGGACAGGGACAATGGCAAATGGCTGCCTTTGCGTACATCTTGGGTATTGTGGGATTCTTAGGTAGTAACATCTTTTACGATTCCCTATTGGTTGATGTGGCCAGCCCAAAGAAGATTGACTTTGTATCAAGCCTGGGATTTAGTTTAGGTTACATTGGAGGAGGATTATTATTCCTGGTCAACATTATGATGTATACCTTTCCTTCTCTCTTTCACATCGCAGATGAAGTACAGGGAATAAAGCTCTCCTTCTTATCTGTAGCCATATGGTGGACACTATTCTCCCTTCCCCTCTTTCTTTTTGTTCCTGAAGGTCATGGGGAAAAAGCTCTTCCGATACATAAGAGTATAAAAGCCGGGTGGCAACAATTAAAAAATACCTTTGCCCATATCAGACAATTAAAGATGGTGGGATTATTTCTTCTCGCTTATTGGTTTTATATAGATGGTGTGGATACGATTATCCGTATGTCCGTGGATTATGGAAGCAGTATCGGCCTTCCCGCTTCAGGATTGGTGACGGCCCTCTTGCTGGTTCAATTTGTCGGATTTCCTGCTGCCATTCTATACAATATGTTAGGGACTAAGATAGGTATAAAAAAAGCTATTATCATCGCCATAGGAGCCTATGCCCTTCTCACCCTGGCAGGATTCTTTATGAAGACCAGCTTACATTTTTATCTACTGGCCATAGGGATTGGGTTATTCCAGGGAGGGATTCAGGCCTTAAGCCGTAGTTATTATACAAGACTCATTCCTGAAGAAAAGGCTGGAGAGTTTTTTGGATTCTTCAACATGTTAGGTAAGTTTGCTGCCATATTAGGCCCATTGCTTATAGGCTTAGTGGCTCTTATCACAAAGAGTAATAGATTTGGAATACTATCTTTGTTAATTCTGTTTTTGATCGGTGCCATATTATTGGCTAAGGTGGATGAAAAACAAGGCCTCCCTTTAGAAGAGGCCCCTTCCCCTAAAGAATGA
- a CDS encoding GatB/YqeY domain-containing protein, giving the protein MTITELQKQRILLAKTEPVKSSVIGMLVAEAKKLAKEAGEDPGEAHIQLAAKRQLKATEKTIDTLKEHGQDTAPSEAEVVILKEFLPQKMSEEALTIEVKKIIESLSEEERTMKSKGKVMGQLKKFGDTVDMGMAAKLLSQLLS; this is encoded by the coding sequence ATGACAATTACAGAATTACAAAAGCAACGTATTTTGTTAGCTAAAACGGAACCTGTGAAATCAAGTGTGATAGGTATGTTAGTAGCAGAAGCTAAAAAATTAGCAAAAGAAGCTGGTGAAGATCCAGGGGAAGCACATATTCAGCTTGCGGCAAAACGTCAATTAAAAGCAACAGAAAAGACTATTGATACACTTAAGGAACATGGTCAAGACACTGCTCCTTCAGAAGCGGAAGTTGTGATTTTGAAAGAATTTCTCCCCCAGAAGATGTCCGAAGAGGCTCTTACTATTGAAGTAAAGAAAATCATCGAATCTCTTTCTGAAGAAGAAAGAACTATGAAAAGCAAAGGAAAAGTAATGGGCCAATTAAAGAAGTTCGGCGATACCGTTGATATGGGTATGGCTGCCAAACTCCTAAGCCAGTTACTTAGCTAA
- a CDS encoding formylglycine-generating enzyme family protein encodes MRNLSFLFLLITSYAFCDNYEDRNLVFINGGEFMMGTKESAHKVKLSDFYMSKTEITIGDWRIYCEENNIDMEAYLIDIRNEAGFHIKTVIDDNLPMFEVSWVDGIKYCNWLSTKKGLDPVYEVIVADVQNKEIDVKWNKRSNGYRLPTEAEWEYAARGGSHSKGYLFSGSNNINDVAWYHDNANLDPHSVGQKKANELGLYDMTGNVAEWCWDYFDLDYYKNTSYEDPAVSDTTKIDEDPAIRKVYRGGSYVFFKRWATNYFRVGTDFYDVLDVGFRLVRNKDN; translated from the coding sequence ATGAGAAACTTGTCCTTTCTATTTTTACTGATTACTTCCTATGCCTTCTGTGATAATTACGAAGATAGGAACCTAGTCTTTATTAATGGTGGGGAATTTATGATGGGGACGAAGGAAAGTGCTCATAAGGTTAAACTATCTGACTTTTATATGTCCAAAACAGAAATTACAATTGGTGATTGGAGAATCTATTGTGAAGAGAACAACATCGATATGGAAGCGTATTTAATTGATATAAGAAATGAAGCTGGGTTTCATATTAAAACCGTTATAGACGACAATTTACCAATGTTCGAAGTTAGCTGGGTTGATGGGATCAAATATTGTAATTGGTTGAGTACAAAGAAGGGATTAGATCCAGTCTATGAAGTAATTGTGGCTGATGTACAAAATAAAGAGATCGATGTTAAATGGAATAAAAGAAGCAATGGCTATAGGCTTCCTACTGAAGCGGAATGGGAATATGCGGCAAGAGGCGGAAGCCATTCCAAAGGGTATTTATTTTCAGGTAGTAATAATATCAATGATGTCGCTTGGTATCATGATAATGCTAATTTAGATCCTCATTCTGTGGGACAAAAGAAAGCAAATGAGCTTGGACTTTATGACATGACAGGTAATGTAGCTGAATGGTGTTGGGATTATTTTGATTTGGATTATTACAAAAACACCTCTTATGAAGATCCTGCAGTATCTGATACAACTAAAATAGATGAAGATCCAGCCATTAGAAAAGTTTATCGTGGTGGTTCTTATGTTTTTTTTAAAAGATGGGCCACAAACTATTTTAGGGTTGGTACTGATTTTTATGATGTGCTTGATGTAGGATTTCGGTTGGTAAGAAATAAGGATAACTAG
- a CDS encoding integrase core domain-containing protein: protein MEKKTMDLEEEFILRAQKGQQSFSSLCEEYSISRKTGYKWLDRYTQDGFEGLTDIPKTPSNSPSKLDEDTVCRIIKLKKDHIKWGPKKIHALYLRHGNEAVDLSSVKRVLKNSGFVIERKRRGVFNEYRINNNYEITGPNDVWTVDFKGWWYAKDRARCEPLTIRDEYSCFILEARTLPTTRTDDVKEAFTRIFRLYGLPKIIKSDNGSPFARAKGIRGLTRLSAWWVSLGIQLHRIDPGKPSQNGGHERMYRDLKAEIQKEIIGTGLDVQKSLDIWRNEFNTISPHEALGMKCPADVYQKSSKVFPEEEVDVEYPIYYRTRKVSLHGYIKLDRAEVYISSALVGVTVGINDLDNLHFSVYFDYIELGLIDRETYGFKPFFQKEIPLEKVGDDACSDI, encoded by the coding sequence ATGGAGAAAAAAACTATGGATTTGGAAGAGGAATTTATTCTAAGAGCACAAAAAGGGCAACAAAGCTTTAGTTCTTTATGTGAAGAGTATTCTATTAGCCGTAAGACAGGTTACAAATGGTTAGATAGGTATACACAAGATGGATTTGAAGGGTTAACAGATATACCGAAAACACCTTCCAATTCTCCTAGCAAGCTTGATGAAGATACAGTTTGTCGAATCATTAAACTTAAAAAGGATCATATCAAATGGGGGCCAAAGAAGATTCATGCCCTCTATTTAAGACACGGTAATGAGGCTGTCGATTTAAGTAGTGTGAAAAGAGTTTTAAAAAACTCTGGCTTTGTCATAGAACGAAAACGGCGAGGCGTCTTTAATGAATATCGTATTAATAATAACTATGAAATAACTGGTCCTAACGATGTTTGGACGGTTGATTTTAAAGGATGGTGGTATGCAAAGGATCGAGCAAGATGTGAACCTCTTACCATTCGAGATGAATATAGCTGCTTTATTCTGGAAGCAAGAACACTTCCGACAACAAGAACTGATGATGTAAAAGAAGCTTTTACACGCATATTTAGGCTATATGGGCTACCTAAGATCATTAAAAGTGATAATGGTAGTCCTTTTGCTAGAGCTAAGGGAATAAGGGGATTAACCCGTTTATCTGCATGGTGGGTTTCTCTTGGAATACAGTTACATAGGATTGATCCAGGAAAACCAAGTCAAAATGGTGGGCATGAAAGAATGTATAGGGATTTAAAGGCTGAGATTCAGAAAGAGATTATTGGGACAGGGCTTGATGTTCAAAAGAGCTTAGATATATGGAGAAACGAGTTTAATACTATAAGTCCTCATGAAGCCTTGGGTATGAAATGTCCAGCTGATGTATACCAAAAATCGAGCAAAGTGTTTCCAGAAGAGGAAGTAGATGTAGAGTACCCTATATACTATAGAACTAGAAAAGTAAGTCTCCATGGATATATAAAGCTAGATAGAGCGGAAGTTTATATTAGTTCAGCTTTGGTTGGGGTAACAGTTGGTATAAATGATCTAGATAATTTACACTTCTCTGTATATTTTGATTATATCGAGCTAGGATTAATAGATAGAGAGACTTATGGATTTAAGCCTTTCTTTCAAAAAGAAATACCCCTAGAAAAAGTGGGGGATGATGCTTGTTCTGACATCTGA
- a CDS encoding integrase core domain-containing protein, with the protein MYIFKGTARHEWLELNIFESIYHAQKLAARWMWIYNNERPHSSLGYITPRMVLNNFTNYSC; encoded by the coding sequence ATTTACATTTTCAAAGGAACTGCAAGACATGAATGGCTAGAGTTGAATATCTTCGAATCTATCTATCATGCACAAAAACTTGCGGCAAGATGGATGTGGATATACAATAATGAGAGGCCTCATTCGTCTTTGGGCTACATTACTCCTAGAATGGTTTTAAATAATTTTACAAATTACTCCTGTTAA
- a CDS encoding ankyrin repeat domain-containing protein: protein MVNKKKCLISLIILFVIFTLCSCKTDPDFNAMEEWYEVINNSEYRKVKRMIHHYNDLLDMIFKIGDKQLNALQTAVANHDLKMVDLLIEEGVNTEYEMPDGNTMLMFAVAYNDYEIAKKLLMAGANTKHLDNAGNDIYQHARNNPDIKMLDMLYKYNKDVSVPNNRGYTPLDYILRIEYYFDKYDITIWYLEHGSDIKYILKNDPMIVAYMYYTNQNKLLKYLILNYESFRNHKDDYGNTISHNAVSYENEEILKFIIDNGFFKNEPNLEGITPIEYAHEDYQTMLPILEKYNLD from the coding sequence ATGGTAAATAAGAAAAAATGTTTAATATCATTAATTATACTTTTTGTAATTTTTACACTATGCAGTTGCAAAACAGATCCAGATTTTAATGCAATGGAAGAATGGTATGAGGTCATTAATAACTCTGAATATAGGAAAGTGAAAAGAATGATTCATCACTATAATGATTTATTGGATATGATTTTCAAAATTGGTGATAAACAACTTAATGCACTACAGACAGCTGTAGCTAATCATGATTTAAAGATGGTAGATCTATTAATCGAAGAAGGTGTTAATACTGAATATGAAATGCCGGATGGTAATACTATGCTAATGTTCGCTGTAGCATATAATGACTATGAAATAGCAAAAAAATTATTAATGGCAGGAGCTAATACCAAGCATCTAGATAATGCTGGAAATGATATATATCAACATGCACGAAATAATCCAGATATTAAAATGTTAGATATGCTTTATAAATATAACAAAGATGTCTCAGTGCCTAATAATAGAGGTTATACTCCATTGGATTATATCTTAAGAATAGAATATTATTTTGATAAATATGATATAACAATTTGGTATTTAGAACATGGTTCTGATATTAAATATATACTTAAAAATGATCCAATGATTGTCGCTTATATGTATTATACAAATCAAAATAAACTACTTAAATACCTTATACTAAATTATGAAAGTTTTAGAAATCATAAAGATGATTACGGAAATACAATAAGTCATAATGCCGTATCGTATGAAAATGAGGAGATATTAAAATTTATTATTGATAACGGTTTTTTTAAAAATGAACCCAATTTAGAAGGAATTACTCCTATTGAATATGCTCATGAAGATTATCAGACAATGCTTCCTATATTAGAGAAATATAACCTAGACTAG
- a CDS encoding DUF4372 domain-containing protein produces the protein MLPAFLKNYKVISRSQNQKRINEYQEDKKVRTFRTYDLFQSLLFGQVTPAYSLREIVDVLKVYKKKLYHIGMKDIDTTIIELYINRFDWALFRSSKVAIKLHVAFNPTSMLPEKVISTIEV, from the coding sequence ATTTTACCAGCCTTTTTAAAGAATTACAAAGTTATTTCAAGATCTCAAAACCAAAAAAGGATTAATGAATATCAAGAAGATAAGAAAGTAAGAACATTTAGGACTTATGATCTTTTTCAATCTCTCTTATTTGGTCAAGTCACTCCTGCCTATAGTCTTCGTGAAATTGTTGATGTATTAAAGGTCTATAAAAAGAAACTCTACCATATAGGAATGAAGGATATTGATACTACCATTATTGAGCTGTACATTAATCGTTTTGACTGGGCCCTTTTCAGGTCTTCAAAAGTTGCCATTAAACTACATGTTGCCTTTAATCCAACAAGCATGCTCCCTGAAAAAGTAATTTCAACTATTGAAGTGTAG
- a CDS encoding WG repeat-containing protein, translating into MRNINYLLLAILVISATGCLTDDEEKEIHPDVVALVENFGYKATDSSTLYVLSTEIRYGQAWLIRHEKVNGENVIIDSDLLMDSMGKYYIHINFNSYRTFNTLEKAFDYAITIHKQTTLKQNALIGYYVVDHIQIDNDYASITPYPEDYYSFYIMRMISDSLILANNESLLKGDDIPYHDKSSAYSPDYHDNGKYFYSYEDGVIKSYHINTGVAPDGSVDSYKIARNYIISYKKQPYLWDDIQLVADRNDDGLFGYKDENGEWVIDPIFYWGNPFNHDIAFVMEKEDYSYSVINKKGEFLSHGELDMR; encoded by the coding sequence ATGAGAAATATTAATTATCTTTTATTAGCAATATTGGTTATAAGTGCAACAGGATGCTTAACGGATGATGAAGAAAAGGAGATTCATCCAGATGTAGTGGCGCTTGTTGAGAACTTTGGTTATAAAGCCACAGATTCCTCAACCTTATATGTATTATCTACTGAAATTAGATATGGTCAAGCGTGGCTTATCAGACATGAAAAGGTCAATGGTGAAAATGTTATCATTGATAGTGACTTACTAATGGATAGTATGGGAAAGTACTACATACATATTAATTTTAACTCTTATAGAACATTTAATACCCTAGAAAAAGCCTTTGATTATGCTATTACAATACATAAGCAAACTACTTTAAAACAAAATGCTTTAATTGGTTACTATGTTGTGGATCATATACAAATTGATAATGATTATGCATCAATTACACCTTACCCAGAAGATTACTATTCCTTCTATATTATGAGGATGATAAGTGACTCCCTGATATTAGCTAATAATGAAAGCTTATTAAAAGGAGATGATATTCCTTATCACGATAAAAGCTCTGCTTACTCACCCGATTATCATGATAATGGTAAGTACTTTTATAGCTATGAAGATGGAGTGATAAAGTCCTATCATATAAATACCGGAGTAGCACCTGATGGTTCGGTTGACTCCTATAAGATTGCTCGTAATTATATTATATCTTACAAAAAACAGCCTTACTTGTGGGATGATATTCAACTTGTGGCAGATAGGAATGATGACGGACTTTTTGGATATAAAGACGAGAATGGGGAATGGGTTATTGATCCCATATTTTATTGGGGAAATCCTTTTAATCATGATATAGCTTTTGTCATGGAGAAAGAGGATTATTCATATTCAGTTATTAACAAGAAGGGTGAATTTTTATCTCATGGAGAGTTAGACATGAGATAA
- a CDS encoding NADase-type glycan-binding domain-containing protein: MREIIYFKKYLLGSAFFLINLFCIYAQEMNVIPIAYPVAYLEDNNKEEKPEEWMLVEGKDFDDLYNGRIVGGTKYGVVISKDKIYYRNLNLSLVIDKADLYYDNLGYLSYDMGDKTRHFIFGGGYEADDILLTKLAQEYKVFAEYVRSFEIENKSFRYDFFSADVNALHLGLIDGSNTIPTKIENISLNVPYLTENYKGKEYIYDNDIFRYRFFIYDTYKHVSSYFVMDKTPMVEGAPGNGTGMEITVDFYMPSDNLVVLNGFVDFERPHLYKNNARIKKVLVEGDGFSFEHSFDDNVHFEQIDFPNEVDKVKVTVLEVYDGLKYNDLCISGIFTNPDWYGFNKSFFRDVIIELTEKDTRYFEIAKENLNKIKDPDFKGLVN, from the coding sequence CGAGAGATTATCTATTTTAAGAAATATCTATTAGGATCTGCTTTTTTCTTAATAAATTTATTTTGTATTTACGCACAGGAAATGAATGTCATTCCTATAGCATATCCTGTAGCTTATCTGGAAGATAATAATAAAGAAGAAAAACCTGAAGAGTGGATGCTAGTCGAAGGGAAGGACTTCGATGATTTATATAATGGACGGATAGTTGGAGGAACTAAATATGGCGTAGTTATTAGCAAGGATAAAATATACTATAGGAATTTAAATCTTTCGTTAGTAATAGATAAAGCTGATTTATATTACGACAATTTGGGATATCTAAGTTATGACATGGGCGATAAAACTCGTCATTTTATCTTTGGTGGTGGCTACGAGGCAGATGACATTCTATTAACAAAACTTGCCCAGGAATATAAAGTATTTGCCGAGTATGTTCGTAGTTTTGAAATTGAAAATAAGAGTTTTAGGTATGATTTTTTCAGTGCTGACGTCAATGCATTACATTTGGGCCTTATAGATGGATCTAATACTATCCCCACAAAAATTGAGAACATAAGTTTAAATGTTCCTTATCTAACAGAGAATTATAAAGGAAAGGAATATATATATGATAATGATATATTCCGTTATAGGTTTTTCATTTATGATACTTATAAACATGTGAGTTCTTATTTTGTCATGGATAAGACCCCTATGGTGGAAGGAGCTCCTGGCAATGGAACGGGAATGGAAATCACAGTAGATTTTTATATGCCCTCAGATAACCTCGTCGTATTAAATGGTTTTGTAGATTTTGAAAGACCCCATTTGTACAAGAACAATGCTCGAATCAAGAAGGTATTAGTGGAAGGGGATGGTTTTTCCTTTGAACATTCTTTTGATGATAATGTACACTTTGAACAAATTGATTTTCCAAATGAAGTAGATAAGGTTAAGGTAACAGTATTAGAAGTCTATGATGGATTGAAATACAATGACCTCTGTATCTCAGGAATCTTTACCAATCCTGATTGGTATGGATTTAATAAAAGTTTTTTTCGCGATGTGATTATAGAACTAACAGAAAAAGATACTAGATATTTTGAGATTGCGAAAGAAAACCTTAATAAGATAAAGGATCCAGATTTTAAAGGTTTGGTGAATTAG